TTCCAGCGCCTCGCTGTTTTTCTTACTCAACATCATGGCGAACTCCAGTGTCAGTAACGGATTTTCGGATCGATAACGGCATACAGCACGTCAACAATCGCGTTAAAGAGAATAGTCAACGCGCCTACCAGAATGGTGAGGCTCAGAACCAGAGAATAGTCACGGTTCAACGCTCCGTTTACGAACAACTGGCCAATACCTGGTAATCCGTAAATGGTTTCAATAACCATTGAGCCTGTGATGATACCGACAAAAGCCGGGCCTAAATAAGACAGCACAGGTAACAGAGCAGGTTTCAAAGCGTGGCGCAAAATAATGCGACGCATTGGCAACCCTTTGGCGCGAGCAGTACGGATGAAGTTTGAGTGCAGCACTTCAATCATTGAACCACGAGTAATACGCGCAATACTCGCAATATAAGCTAATGAAAGTGCAACCATTGGCAGGATCATGTATTGAGGCGCCCCACCATTCCAGCCCCCGCCAGGCAACCATTTAAGCGTGATAGCAAATATCAGAACCAGTAACGGGGCAACCACGAAACTGGGGATAACGACCCCGGTCATGGCGATCCCCATGA
The nucleotide sequence above comes from Buttiauxella selenatireducens. Encoded proteins:
- the oppB gene encoding oligopeptide ABC transporter permease OppB; amino-acid sequence: MLKFILRRCLEAIPTLFILITISFFMMRLAPGSPFTSERALPPEVMANIEAKYHLNDPITTQYFSYLKQLAHGDFGPSFKYKDYSVNDLVASSFPVSAKLGAAAFIFAVVLGVLAGVIAALNQNTKWDYAVMGIAMTGVVIPSFVVAPLLVLIFAITLKWLPGGGWNGGAPQYMILPMVALSLAYIASIARITRGSMIEVLHSNFIRTARAKGLPMRRIILRHALKPALLPVLSYLGPAFVGIITGSMVIETIYGLPGIGQLFVNGALNRDYSLVLSLTILVGALTILFNAIVDVLYAVIDPKIRY